Proteins encoded together in one Sphingomonas radiodurans window:
- a CDS encoding SDR family NAD(P)-dependent oxidoreductase has product MERILITGGAGFIGRFVADELLARGNEVRVLDAMIEQVHGETDGAQLLNPEAELIRADVRDKAAVSRALDGVDSVIHLAAEVGVGQSMYEVERYTSTNDVGTAVLFEALIDKPVRRVVTASSMSIYGEGLYRDADGATVEDAARKGLRDGLANWEPVDAQGRPLTPMATPEWKRPSLSSIYALNKYVQERTTHIMAAPYGMEGVCLRLFNVYGPGQALSNPYTGVLAIFASRLLNGQQPMIFEDGEQRRDFVHVTDVARAFADALVLPQAAGGTFNIGSGKDRSVTEVATELARAMGKNDIAPQIVGKARVGDIRHCFCDTSFAAEKLGFTARQDFQSGLAELAEWVAQQTAQDRVEQMRAELETRGLVA; this is encoded by the coding sequence ATGGAACGGATATTGATCACCGGCGGCGCCGGCTTCATCGGGCGTTTTGTCGCTGACGAGTTGCTGGCGCGCGGCAACGAGGTCCGCGTGCTCGATGCCATGATCGAACAGGTCCATGGCGAGACGGACGGCGCGCAGCTGCTGAACCCCGAAGCCGAGCTGATCCGCGCCGACGTGCGCGACAAGGCGGCCGTGTCGCGCGCGCTCGACGGCGTCGACAGCGTCATTCATCTCGCCGCCGAAGTCGGCGTCGGCCAGTCGATGTACGAGGTCGAACGCTACACCTCCACGAACGACGTCGGCACCGCGGTGCTGTTCGAGGCGCTGATCGACAAGCCCGTGCGCCGCGTCGTCACCGCCTCGTCGATGAGCATCTACGGCGAAGGCCTGTACCGCGACGCCGACGGCGCAACGGTCGAGGATGCCGCGCGCAAGGGCCTGCGTGACGGGCTCGCCAATTGGGAACCGGTCGATGCGCAAGGCCGCCCGTTGACGCCAATGGCGACCCCCGAATGGAAGCGCCCCAGCCTCAGCTCGATCTACGCACTCAACAAGTACGTGCAGGAACGCACCACGCACATCATGGCCGCGCCTTACGGGATGGAGGGCGTGTGCCTCCGCCTGTTCAACGTCTACGGCCCGGGTCAGGCGCTCTCCAACCCCTACACCGGCGTGCTCGCGATCTTCGCTTCGCGGCTGCTCAACGGCCAGCAGCCGATGATTTTCGAGGATGGCGAGCAGCGCCGCGATTTCGTCCACGTCACCGATGTCGCGCGCGCCTTCGCCGATGCGCTCGTGCTGCCGCAGGCGGCCGGCGGCACGTTCAACATCGGCTCGGGCAAGGATCGCTCGGTTACCGAGGTCGCGACCGAGCTCGCCCGCGCGATGGGCAAGAACGACATCGCGCCGCAGATCGTCGGCAAGGCGCGCGTGGGCGATATCCGCCACTGTTTCTGCGACACGTCGTTCGCTGCCGAGAAGCTCGGCTTCACCGCGCGGCAGGATTTCCAGTCGGGCCTCGCCGAGCTTGCCGAATGGGTCGCGCAGCAGACCGCGCAGGATCGCGTCGAACAGATGCGCGCCGAACTCGAAACGCGCGGTCTCGTCGCATGA
- a CDS encoding SDR family NAD(P)-dependent oxidoreductase, with translation MSEASDTRPVLITGGAGFIGSNLADRLASDGHHVIVYDALSRAGVQTNLDWLVQRHGDRITPIVADIRDEPRLADVAVQAKVVFHLAAQVAVTTSLVDPREDFAINIASTLGLLEALRTRAPTTPLIFASTNKVYGDLSDLDFALEDDAYRPVDAAIRAHGIGEARPLDFHTPYGCSKGAADQYVLDYARSFGLRAAVLRMSCIYGQRQMGTEDQGWVAHFLIRALEGRPITLYGDGHQVRDILDVSDAVGAYVAAWRNIDAVAGRAFNLGGGPANAVSLRALLAYIGTLIGRDVDISYADWRAGDQRYFVADTRAAEHALGLGEKVDWHSGVAALARWLAAARGINAPIAVAA, from the coding sequence ATGAGCGAGGCGTCGGACACGCGCCCTGTTCTCATCACCGGCGGCGCCGGGTTCATCGGCTCGAACCTCGCCGATCGGCTCGCGTCCGACGGCCATCACGTCATCGTCTACGACGCACTGTCGCGCGCCGGCGTGCAGACCAACCTCGATTGGCTGGTCCAGCGCCACGGCGATCGCATCACGCCGATCGTTGCCGACATCCGCGATGAACCGCGGCTCGCCGACGTCGCGGTGCAGGCGAAGGTGGTGTTCCACCTCGCCGCGCAAGTCGCCGTCACCACCAGCCTCGTCGATCCGCGCGAGGATTTTGCGATCAACATCGCCAGCACGCTCGGCCTGCTCGAAGCGCTGCGCACCCGAGCGCCAACGACTCCGCTGATCTTCGCCTCGACCAACAAGGTCTATGGCGACCTGTCAGATCTCGATTTCGCGCTCGAGGACGACGCCTACCGCCCGGTCGACGCCGCGATCCGCGCGCACGGCATCGGCGAGGCGCGCCCGCTCGATTTCCACACGCCTTATGGCTGCTCGAAGGGCGCCGCGGATCAATATGTGCTCGATTACGCGCGCAGCTTCGGCCTGCGCGCGGCGGTGCTGCGGATGAGCTGCATCTACGGTCAGCGCCAGATGGGTACCGAGGATCAGGGCTGGGTCGCCCATTTCCTGATCCGCGCGCTCGAAGGCAGACCGATCACGCTCTACGGCGATGGACATCAGGTGCGCGACATCCTCGACGTGTCCGATGCCGTCGGCGCGTACGTTGCCGCCTGGCGCAACATCGATGCGGTTGCCGGGCGTGCGTTCAATCTCGGCGGCGGCCCCGCCAATGCCGTTAGTCTACGCGCGTTGCTCGCCTATATCGGAACGCTGATCGGGCGCGATGTAGACATAAGCTACGCCGATTGGCGCGCGGGAGATCAGCGCTATTTCGTCGCCGACACGCGCGCGGCCGAACACGCGCTCGGGCTCGGCGAGAAGGTCGATTGGCACAGCGGCGTTGCGGCGCTCGCGCGCTGGCTGGCGGCAGCGCGCGGCATCAACGCGCCGATCGCGGTCGCGGCATGA
- a CDS encoding histidine phosphatase family protein: MLLASSSFYVDPSDVCALSGATILLARHASHDEVGKVLSGRSAIPINPAGRAEAMRLARRLVDVPLAAIYSSPRRRAQDTAAIVAEPRGVTVETADGLDEIDFGEWQGRSFDDLDGDPDWARWNMARASAATPGGETMHAATKRAVRHIEAVAGAAPVLCVSHCDIIRGVVAHYLGLDADRLLAFDVDPASLTELAVYSGGARVVSLNERPR, encoded by the coding sequence ATGCTCTTGGCCAGTTCAAGCTTCTATGTTGATCCTTCCGATGTGTGTGCGTTGAGCGGCGCGACAATCCTCCTCGCGCGGCACGCCAGCCATGATGAAGTGGGCAAGGTGCTGAGCGGTCGATCGGCGATCCCGATCAACCCCGCCGGCCGCGCCGAGGCGATGCGACTGGCGCGTCGGCTGGTCGACGTGCCGCTGGCCGCGATCTACAGCAGTCCGCGTCGGCGCGCGCAGGATACGGCGGCGATCGTTGCCGAACCGCGTGGCGTGACGGTCGAGACGGCGGACGGGCTCGACGAGATCGACTTCGGCGAATGGCAGGGGCGATCGTTTGACGATCTGGATGGCGATCCCGACTGGGCGCGTTGGAACATGGCGCGCGCAAGTGCCGCGACGCCGGGTGGCGAGACGATGCATGCCGCCACCAAGCGTGCGGTGCGGCACATCGAGGCGGTCGCAGGGGCGGCGCCGGTGCTGTGCGTGAGCCATTGCGACATCATCCGCGGCGTCGTGGCGCATTACCTCGGACTGGACGCGGACCGGTTGCTGGCGTTCGACGTCGATCCGGCGTCGCTGACCGAACTGGCGGTCTATTCGGGTGGCGCGCGCGTCGTGTCGCTCAACGAGCGGCCGCGATGA
- a CDS encoding glycosyltransferase family 4 protein, producing the protein MMRRLFLTADSVGGVWQYAVELARALHPRGYHVTIATLGPPPSDAQRRTLGPDITLIDTGLPLDWTAPDAATLLAAGTEIARLAEQHRADIVQLNQPALAAEAVFAMPVVAAGHSCVGTWWRAMRGDAPEPSDIAWQADLMQRGLDRADAIVAPSRAFAAALQSRYALPRLPHAVYNGRAPSASASRTPEHVAFTAGRLWDEGKNLATLDRVAARLNVPFHAAGATANAKGESVVLQQLELLGQLDDAAIADQLAARPIFVSAACYEPFGLAVLEAALAGCPLILADIPTFRELWEGAAVFVDPRDDAGFAAAIEQLIADPPVRLARGDLARRRAAHFTPDRLATAMDALFGDLLMATRRQVAA; encoded by the coding sequence ATGATGCGACGGTTGTTCCTCACCGCGGACAGCGTCGGCGGCGTCTGGCAATATGCCGTCGAGCTCGCCCGTGCGCTTCACCCGCGCGGCTACCACGTCACGATCGCAACGCTCGGCCCGCCGCCGTCCGATGCACAGCGCCGCACGCTCGGTCCCGACATCACGTTGATCGATACGGGCCTGCCGCTCGACTGGACCGCGCCCGACGCCGCGACGCTCCTCGCCGCCGGCACCGAGATCGCGCGCCTTGCCGAGCAGCATCGCGCCGACATCGTCCAACTCAACCAGCCCGCGCTCGCCGCCGAAGCGGTCTTCGCGATGCCCGTCGTCGCCGCCGGCCATAGCTGCGTCGGCACGTGGTGGCGGGCGATGCGCGGCGACGCGCCCGAGCCTTCCGACATCGCCTGGCAGGCCGATCTGATGCAGCGCGGGCTCGACCGCGCCGACGCGATCGTCGCGCCGAGCCGCGCCTTCGCCGCCGCGCTCCAGTCGCGCTACGCGCTGCCGCGCCTGCCGCACGCCGTCTACAACGGCCGCGCGCCATCCGCCTCCGCCAGCCGCACACCCGAACATGTCGCCTTCACCGCCGGGCGCTTGTGGGACGAGGGCAAGAACCTCGCCACGCTCGATCGCGTCGCCGCGCGGCTGAACGTGCCCTTCCACGCCGCCGGCGCAACCGCCAACGCCAAGGGTGAGTCGGTCGTGCTGCAGCAGCTCGAACTGCTCGGCCAGCTCGACGATGCCGCGATCGCCGATCAGCTGGCAGCCCGTCCGATCTTCGTATCCGCCGCTTGCTACGAACCCTTCGGCCTCGCCGTGCTGGAGGCAGCACTCGCCGGTTGCCCTTTGATCCTCGCCGACATCCCCACGTTTCGCGAATTGTGGGAAGGCGCCGCCGTGTTCGTTGATCCACGCGACGACGCCGGCTTCGCCGCTGCGATCGAGCAACTGATCGCCGACCCGCCAGTGCGGCTCGCCCGCGGCGATCTCGCCCGCCGCCGCGCCGCGCACTTCACCCCCGATCGCTTGGCAACCGCGATGGACGCGCTGTTCGGTGACCTCCTGATGGCCACCAGGCGCCAGGTCGCGGCATGA